From a region of the Zingiber officinale cultivar Zhangliang chromosome 4B, Zo_v1.1, whole genome shotgun sequence genome:
- the LOC121976877 gene encoding ABC transporter G family member 42-like isoform X2, which yields MEAVERVWDSGRRASQSLSHNISRGMNMGGWGVEDVFSRNSSTRRRSGSSRDDDEEALRWAALERLPTYDRLRTAILRSAADPGGGPGEARRQYRHKEVDVRKLGPAERQEFIDRVFKVAEEGNERFLKKLRDRIDKVGIRLPTIEVRFEHLNVKAKCHAGDRALPTLTNTVRDIAESALALLGIRLTKRTTLTILKDVSGIIQPSRMTLLLGPPSSGKTTLLLALAGKLDPTLKVNGEITYNGHRLDEFVPQKTAAYISQNDVHLGEMTVKETLDFSARCQGVGVRYDLLSELAKREKEAGIFPEAEVDLFMKATAIEGVESSLQTDYTLRILGLDICADTIVGDEMQRGISGGQKKRVTTGEMMVGPTKLLFMDEISTGLDSSTTYQIVKCLQQIVHLGEATILMSLLQPAPETFDLFDDILLLSEGQIVYQGPRDHVLDFFQSCGFRCPTRKGTADFLQEVTSRKDQEQYWADKQRPYRYISVSEFAQRFRRFHVGLRLENELSVPFDKARSHKAALVFSKKVVSYSELLKASFGKEWLLIKRNSFVYISKTVMIVIIGLIASTVWLRSRMHSRNEDDGVIYIGALLFGLMVNVFNGLAELSIAIDRLPVFYKHRDLLFYPAWVFTLPNFLLRIPISILETIVWTVMTYYTIGYAPEASRFFKQLLLIFLIQQMAAGMFRSIAGLCRSMIIANTGGALSVLAMFVLGGFIIPKEMIPNWWIWGYWVSPLTYGYNALAVNEFLAPRWMTQMAPNNRPLGTAILQNANVFAEGRWYWIGAAVLFGFSIIFNVLFTVCLMFLNPIGKRQAVISEETAREMEEVQEEGKDLRRLRRTNSKSEIMMIRMSPNLSNGLNHEMSINAATGVAPKRGMILPFTPLSMSFDEINYFVDMPPEMKEQGVTEDRLQLLRNVTGAFRPGVLTALMGVSGAGKTTLMDVLAGRKTGGYIEGDIRISGYPKKQETFARISGYCEQNDIHSPQVTVRESLIFSAFLRLPHEVSDEEKMKFVDEVMDLVELDNLKDAIVGLPGVTGLSTEQRKRLTIAVELVANPSIIFMDEPTSGLDARAAAIVMRTVRNTVDTGRTVVCTIHQPSIDIFEAFDELLLMKRGGQVIYSGPLGRNSHKIIEYFEAIPGVPKIKDKYNPATWMLEVSSVAAEVRLGMDSAQYYKSSNLFQCNKALVNELSKPAAETSDLYFRTQCSQSSWGQFKACLWKQWWTYWRSPDYNLVRYFYTLITALLLGSICWRIGHKGDNSNSLRIVIGAMYVAVMFVGVTNCATVQPLVAIERTVFYRERAAGMYSALPYALAQVLVEIPYVLVQTMYFSLIIYSMMSFQWTAAKFLWFYFISFFSFLYFTYYGMMTVSLSPNHQVAAILASTFYSVFNLFSGFFIPKPRIPKWWVWYYWICPLQWTVYGLIATQYGDLETRITVTGSVGQPRQRIKDYIKDYYGYNTGFMPVVAIVLVAFAIFFAFMFAFCIKKLNFQNR from the exons ATGGAGGCCGTGGAGCGGGTGTGGGATTCGGGGCGGCGGGCCAGCCAGAGCCTGAGCCACAACATTAGCCGAGGGATGAACATGGGCGGCTGGGGAGTGGAGGACGTGTTCTCGCGCAACAGCAGCACTCGGAGGCGGTCCGGTAGCAGCCGCGACGACGACGAGGAGGCCCTGCGCTGGGCCGCCCTCGAGAGGCTGCCCACCTACGACCGCCTCCGCACCGCGATCCTCCGGTCGGCCGCCGATCCGGGCGGCGGACCGGGCGAGGCGCGGCGCCAGTACCGCCACAAGGAGGTCGACGTGCGCAAGCTCGGCCCCGCCGAGCGCCAGGAGTTCATCGATCGCGTCTTCAAGGTCGCCGAGGAGGGCAACGAGCGATTCCTCAAGAAGCTTCGAGACCGGATCGACAA GGTCGGCATCCGGTTACCAACAATAGAAGTGAGATTTGAGCACCTAAACGTGAAGGCCAAGTGCCATGCCGGAGACAGAGCTCTGCCGACGCTCACCAATACAGTAAGAGACATCGCGGAGTCCGCCCTCGCCCTCTTGGGCATCCGCCTCACTAAGAGAACCACTCTCACTATCTTGAAGGATGTTTCGGGAATCATACAACCCTCAAG GATGACACTTTTGTTAGGCCCTCCATCATCTGGGAAGACCACCCTCTTGTTGGCCTTAGCTGGGAAGCTCGACCCAACTCTAAAGGTTAATGGAGAGATAACATACAACGGGCACAGATTGGATGAATTTGTGCCACAGAAAACTGCAGCATACATTAGCCAGAACGATGTCCATTTAGGAGAAATGACTGTGAAAGAGACACTTGATTTCTCAGCAAGGTGCCAGGGAGTAGGAGTAAGATACG ATCTTCTCTCGGAGCTGGCGAAGAGGGAGAAAGAAGCAGGAATATTTCCGGAAGCCGAAGtggatctcttcatgaag GCCACAGCAATTGAAGGAGTCGAGAGCAGTCTTCAGACGGACTACACACTCAGG ATACTGGGGTTGGACATTTGCGCTGATACTATCGTGGGAGACGAGATGCAAAGGGGCATTTCTGGAGGTCAAAAGAAGCGCGTCACAACAG GCGAGATGATGGTGGGGCCGACCAAACTGCTATTCATGGACGAGATCTCGACGGGGCTGGACAGCTCCACGACCTACCAGATCGTGAAATGCCTGCAGCAGATCGTCCACCTCGGCGAGGCCACCATCCTCATGTCCCTCCTCCAGCCCGCCCCCGAGACCTTCGACCTCTTCGACGACATCCTCCTCCTCTCCGAGGGTCAGATCGTCTACCAGGGCCCCCGCGACCACGTCCTCGACTTCTTCCAATCCTGCGGCTTCCGCTGCCCTACCCGCAAAGGCACCGCCGACTTCCTGCAAGAG GTGACCTCGAGGAAGGATCAGGAGCAGTACTGGGCGGACAAGCAGCGGCCATACCGCTACATTTCGGTCTCCGAATTCGCCCAGCGATTCCGGAGATTCCACGTCGGTCTTCGCTTGGAGAACGAGCTCTCCGTCCCATTCGACAAGGCCCGCAGCCACAAGGCGGCTCTCGTCTTCTCTAAGAAGGTTGTCTCCTATTCGGAGCTGCTCAAGGCTTCCTTCGGAAAGGAGTGGCTCCTCATCAAGCGAAACTCCTTTGTCTACATCTCCAAGACCGTTATG ATCGTCATAATAGGGCTCATAGCCTCGACCGTGTGGCTGAGGTCACGCATGCACTCGAGGAACGAAGACGATGGGGTCATTTACATAGGGGCTCTTTTGTTTGGCTTGATGGTCAATGTCTTCAATGGTCTCGCGGAGTTGTCAATTGCCATCGACCGTCTGCCAGTATTCTATAAGCACCGGGACCTCCTCTTCTACCCAGCATGGGTCTTCACCTTGCCCAATTTTCTTCTTCGGATACCTATCTCAATCTTGGAGACCATTGTTTGGACTGTTATGACCTACTATACCATAGGATATGCGCCAGAAGCAAGCAG ATTTTTCAAGCAGCTGCTGCTAATATTCTTGATTCAGCAGATGGCAGCAGGGATGTTCAGAAGCATTGCTGGTCTTTGTAGGTCCATGATCATAGCCAACACTGGTGGGGCACTATCTGTTCTCGCCATGTTTGTTCTTGGAGGCTTCATTATACCTAAAG AAATGATTCCGAATTGGTGGATATGGGGATATTGGGTTTCACCACTTACTTATGGTTATAATGCTCTAGCCGTGAATGAGTTTTTGGCTCCAAGGTGGATGACTCAAATG GCTCCAAATAATAGACCACTTGGAACGGCAATCCTTCAAAATGCCAATGTATTTGCAGAGGGAAGGTGGTACTGGATTGGAGCCGCTGTACTTTTTGGGTTTAGCATCATCTTCAATGTCCTATTCACAGTGTGCCTGATGTTTTTGAACC CTATTGGAAAACGACAAGCTGTTATATCTGAAGAAACGGCAAGGGAGATGGAAGAAGTCCAAGAGGAAGGAAAGGATTTACGAAGACTTAGAAGGACAAATTCTAAGA GTGAAATTATGATGATTCGAATGAGTCCTAATCTCTCAAATGGACTTAATCATGAAATGTCCATCAATGCAGCCACTGGTGTTGCTCCTAAGAGAGGAATGATTCTTCCTTTTACACCTCTTTCCATGTCCTTTGATGAAATCAATTACTTTGTCGATATGCCTCCA GAAATGAAGGAGCAAGGAGTCACAGAAGATAGGCTCCAACTGCTAAGGAATGTTACAGGGGCTTTTAGACCAGGAGTCTTAACAGCCCTTATGGGAGTTAGTGGTGCTGGTAAAACCACCCTGATGGATGTTTTGGCTGGAAGAAAGACCGGTGGCTACATTGAGGGTGACATCAGAATCTCAGGGTACCCTAAGAAACAAGAGACTTTTGCAAGAATTTCTGGGTATTGTGAGCAAAATGATATCCACTCACCTCAGGTGACAGTCCGAGAATCTTTGATATTTTCTGCTTTTCTCCGCCTTCCACATGAAGTCAGTGATGAAGAAAAAATG AAATTTGTTGATGAAGTGATGGACCTAGTGGAGCTTGACAACCTGAAAGATGCCATAGTGGGTCTTCCAGGAGTAACTGGGTTGTCCACTGAACAAAGGAAGAGACTGACAATAGCAGTAGAGCTTGTTGCTAATCCTTCTATCATCTTCATGGATGAACCGACATCTGGTCTTGATGCAAGAGCAGCAGCTATTGTCATGAGAACTGTGAGGAACACAGTCGATACTGGAAGAACTGTTGTTTGCACAATCCACCAACCAAGTATAGATATATTTGAGGCCTTTGATGAA CTTCTGCTAATGAAAAGAGGTGGTCAAGTGATATACTCTGGACCCCTGGGAAGAAATTCTCACAAGATAATCGAATACTTTGAG GCAATTCCTGGAGTTCCAAAAATCAAGGACAAATATAATCCTGCAACATGGATGTTAGAGGTCAGCTCAGTTGCTGCTGAAGTACGTTTGGGAATGGACTCTGCTCAGTATTATAAATCATCAAATCTGTTCCA GTGCAACAAAGCATTGGTGAATGAGCTCAGTAAACCAGCTGCAGAAACAAGTGATCTGTACTTCCGTACACAGTGTTCACAATCATCATGGGGACAGTTCAAAGCTTGCCTCTGGAAGCAGTGGTGGACTTACTGGAGAAGCCCTGATTACAACCTTGTCAGATATTTCTACACCTTGATCACTGCTCTACTGTTAGGCTCCATATGTTGGAGGATTGGTCATAAGGG GGATAATTCAAACAGTCTTAGAATTGTCATTGGAGCTATGTATGTAGCAGTTATGTTCGTTGGTGTCACTAATTGTGCCACTGTGCAACCACTTGTTGCAATCGAGAGGACTGTCTTTTATAGGGAAAGAGCAGCTGGAATGTATTCAGCCTTACCATATGCCCTTGCTCAG GTGCTTGTGGAAATACCATATGTGCTAGTTCAAACCATGTACTTTTCTCTTATTATATACTCCATGATGAGCTTCCAATGGACAGCAGCAAAATTCCTTTGGTTCTACttcatctccttcttctctttcctGTACTTCACTTACTATGGAATGATGACTGTCTCACTCTCACCAAATCATCAAGTTGCTGCAATCCTAGCATCCACATTCTACTCGGTCTTCAATCTCTTCTCCGGCTTTTTCATTCCTAAACCA AGAATTCCCAAGTGGTGGGTGTGGTACTACTGGATTTGCCCACTTCAATGGACAGTTTATGGACTCATAGCAACCCAATATGGTGACCTGGAAACTAGAATCACAGTGACTGGATCTGTAGGGCAACCGAGGCAAAGGATTAAAGACTATATCAAGGACTACTATGGATACAATACTGGCTTCATGCCTGTAGTTGCCATTGTGCTAGTTGCCTTTGCCATCTtctttgctttcatgtttgcatTCTGTATCAAGAAGTTGAACTTCCAGAACAGGTAG
- the LOC121976877 gene encoding ABC transporter G family member 42-like isoform X1, with product MEAVERVWDSGRRASQSLSHNISRGMNMGGWGVEDVFSRNSSTRRRSGSSRDDDEEALRWAALERLPTYDRLRTAILRSAADPGGGPGEARRQYRHKEVDVRKLGPAERQEFIDRVFKVAEEGNERFLKKLRDRIDKVGIRLPTIEVRFEHLNVKAKCHAGDRALPTLTNTVRDIAESALALLGIRLTKRTTLTILKDVSGIIQPSRMTLLLGPPSSGKTTLLLALAGKLDPTLKVNGEITYNGHRLDEFVPQKTAAYISQNDVHLGEMTVKETLDFSARCQGVGVRYDLLSELAKREKEAGIFPEAEVDLFMKATAIEGVESSLQTDYTLRILGLDICADTIVGDEMQRGISGGQKKRVTTGEMMVGPTKLLFMDEISTGLDSSTTYQIVKCLQQIVHLGEATILMSLLQPAPETFDLFDDILLLSEGQIVYQGPRDHVLDFFQSCGFRCPTRKGTADFLQEVTSRKDQEQYWADKQRPYRYISVSEFAQRFRRFHVGLRLENELSVPFDKARSHKAALVFSKKVVSYSELLKASFGKEWLLIKRNSFVYISKTVMIVIIGLIASTVWLRSRMHSRNEDDGVIYIGALLFGLMVNVFNGLAELSIAIDRLPVFYKHRDLLFYPAWVFTLPNFLLRIPISILETIVWTVMTYYTIGYAPEASRFFKQLLLIFLIQQMAAGMFRSIAGLCRSMIIANTGGALSVLAMFVLGGFIIPKEMIPNWWIWGYWVSPLTYGYNALAVNEFLAPRWMTQMAPNNRPLGTAILQNANVFAEGRWYWIGAAVLFGFSIIFNVLFTVCLMFLNPIGKRQAVISEETAREMEEVQEEGKDLRRLRRTNSKSESIPHALSKKDGNNTSEIMMIRMSPNLSNGLNHEMSINAATGVAPKRGMILPFTPLSMSFDEINYFVDMPPEMKEQGVTEDRLQLLRNVTGAFRPGVLTALMGVSGAGKTTLMDVLAGRKTGGYIEGDIRISGYPKKQETFARISGYCEQNDIHSPQVTVRESLIFSAFLRLPHEVSDEEKMKFVDEVMDLVELDNLKDAIVGLPGVTGLSTEQRKRLTIAVELVANPSIIFMDEPTSGLDARAAAIVMRTVRNTVDTGRTVVCTIHQPSIDIFEAFDELLLMKRGGQVIYSGPLGRNSHKIIEYFEAIPGVPKIKDKYNPATWMLEVSSVAAEVRLGMDSAQYYKSSNLFQCNKALVNELSKPAAETSDLYFRTQCSQSSWGQFKACLWKQWWTYWRSPDYNLVRYFYTLITALLLGSICWRIGHKGDNSNSLRIVIGAMYVAVMFVGVTNCATVQPLVAIERTVFYRERAAGMYSALPYALAQVLVEIPYVLVQTMYFSLIIYSMMSFQWTAAKFLWFYFISFFSFLYFTYYGMMTVSLSPNHQVAAILASTFYSVFNLFSGFFIPKPRIPKWWVWYYWICPLQWTVYGLIATQYGDLETRITVTGSVGQPRQRIKDYIKDYYGYNTGFMPVVAIVLVAFAIFFAFMFAFCIKKLNFQNR from the exons ATGGAGGCCGTGGAGCGGGTGTGGGATTCGGGGCGGCGGGCCAGCCAGAGCCTGAGCCACAACATTAGCCGAGGGATGAACATGGGCGGCTGGGGAGTGGAGGACGTGTTCTCGCGCAACAGCAGCACTCGGAGGCGGTCCGGTAGCAGCCGCGACGACGACGAGGAGGCCCTGCGCTGGGCCGCCCTCGAGAGGCTGCCCACCTACGACCGCCTCCGCACCGCGATCCTCCGGTCGGCCGCCGATCCGGGCGGCGGACCGGGCGAGGCGCGGCGCCAGTACCGCCACAAGGAGGTCGACGTGCGCAAGCTCGGCCCCGCCGAGCGCCAGGAGTTCATCGATCGCGTCTTCAAGGTCGCCGAGGAGGGCAACGAGCGATTCCTCAAGAAGCTTCGAGACCGGATCGACAA GGTCGGCATCCGGTTACCAACAATAGAAGTGAGATTTGAGCACCTAAACGTGAAGGCCAAGTGCCATGCCGGAGACAGAGCTCTGCCGACGCTCACCAATACAGTAAGAGACATCGCGGAGTCCGCCCTCGCCCTCTTGGGCATCCGCCTCACTAAGAGAACCACTCTCACTATCTTGAAGGATGTTTCGGGAATCATACAACCCTCAAG GATGACACTTTTGTTAGGCCCTCCATCATCTGGGAAGACCACCCTCTTGTTGGCCTTAGCTGGGAAGCTCGACCCAACTCTAAAGGTTAATGGAGAGATAACATACAACGGGCACAGATTGGATGAATTTGTGCCACAGAAAACTGCAGCATACATTAGCCAGAACGATGTCCATTTAGGAGAAATGACTGTGAAAGAGACACTTGATTTCTCAGCAAGGTGCCAGGGAGTAGGAGTAAGATACG ATCTTCTCTCGGAGCTGGCGAAGAGGGAGAAAGAAGCAGGAATATTTCCGGAAGCCGAAGtggatctcttcatgaag GCCACAGCAATTGAAGGAGTCGAGAGCAGTCTTCAGACGGACTACACACTCAGG ATACTGGGGTTGGACATTTGCGCTGATACTATCGTGGGAGACGAGATGCAAAGGGGCATTTCTGGAGGTCAAAAGAAGCGCGTCACAACAG GCGAGATGATGGTGGGGCCGACCAAACTGCTATTCATGGACGAGATCTCGACGGGGCTGGACAGCTCCACGACCTACCAGATCGTGAAATGCCTGCAGCAGATCGTCCACCTCGGCGAGGCCACCATCCTCATGTCCCTCCTCCAGCCCGCCCCCGAGACCTTCGACCTCTTCGACGACATCCTCCTCCTCTCCGAGGGTCAGATCGTCTACCAGGGCCCCCGCGACCACGTCCTCGACTTCTTCCAATCCTGCGGCTTCCGCTGCCCTACCCGCAAAGGCACCGCCGACTTCCTGCAAGAG GTGACCTCGAGGAAGGATCAGGAGCAGTACTGGGCGGACAAGCAGCGGCCATACCGCTACATTTCGGTCTCCGAATTCGCCCAGCGATTCCGGAGATTCCACGTCGGTCTTCGCTTGGAGAACGAGCTCTCCGTCCCATTCGACAAGGCCCGCAGCCACAAGGCGGCTCTCGTCTTCTCTAAGAAGGTTGTCTCCTATTCGGAGCTGCTCAAGGCTTCCTTCGGAAAGGAGTGGCTCCTCATCAAGCGAAACTCCTTTGTCTACATCTCCAAGACCGTTATG ATCGTCATAATAGGGCTCATAGCCTCGACCGTGTGGCTGAGGTCACGCATGCACTCGAGGAACGAAGACGATGGGGTCATTTACATAGGGGCTCTTTTGTTTGGCTTGATGGTCAATGTCTTCAATGGTCTCGCGGAGTTGTCAATTGCCATCGACCGTCTGCCAGTATTCTATAAGCACCGGGACCTCCTCTTCTACCCAGCATGGGTCTTCACCTTGCCCAATTTTCTTCTTCGGATACCTATCTCAATCTTGGAGACCATTGTTTGGACTGTTATGACCTACTATACCATAGGATATGCGCCAGAAGCAAGCAG ATTTTTCAAGCAGCTGCTGCTAATATTCTTGATTCAGCAGATGGCAGCAGGGATGTTCAGAAGCATTGCTGGTCTTTGTAGGTCCATGATCATAGCCAACACTGGTGGGGCACTATCTGTTCTCGCCATGTTTGTTCTTGGAGGCTTCATTATACCTAAAG AAATGATTCCGAATTGGTGGATATGGGGATATTGGGTTTCACCACTTACTTATGGTTATAATGCTCTAGCCGTGAATGAGTTTTTGGCTCCAAGGTGGATGACTCAAATG GCTCCAAATAATAGACCACTTGGAACGGCAATCCTTCAAAATGCCAATGTATTTGCAGAGGGAAGGTGGTACTGGATTGGAGCCGCTGTACTTTTTGGGTTTAGCATCATCTTCAATGTCCTATTCACAGTGTGCCTGATGTTTTTGAACC CTATTGGAAAACGACAAGCTGTTATATCTGAAGAAACGGCAAGGGAGATGGAAGAAGTCCAAGAGGAAGGAAAGGATTTACGAAGACTTAGAAGGACAAATTCTAAGAGTGAGTCTATACCTCATGCTTTGTCAAAAAAGGATGGAAACAACACCA GTGAAATTATGATGATTCGAATGAGTCCTAATCTCTCAAATGGACTTAATCATGAAATGTCCATCAATGCAGCCACTGGTGTTGCTCCTAAGAGAGGAATGATTCTTCCTTTTACACCTCTTTCCATGTCCTTTGATGAAATCAATTACTTTGTCGATATGCCTCCA GAAATGAAGGAGCAAGGAGTCACAGAAGATAGGCTCCAACTGCTAAGGAATGTTACAGGGGCTTTTAGACCAGGAGTCTTAACAGCCCTTATGGGAGTTAGTGGTGCTGGTAAAACCACCCTGATGGATGTTTTGGCTGGAAGAAAGACCGGTGGCTACATTGAGGGTGACATCAGAATCTCAGGGTACCCTAAGAAACAAGAGACTTTTGCAAGAATTTCTGGGTATTGTGAGCAAAATGATATCCACTCACCTCAGGTGACAGTCCGAGAATCTTTGATATTTTCTGCTTTTCTCCGCCTTCCACATGAAGTCAGTGATGAAGAAAAAATG AAATTTGTTGATGAAGTGATGGACCTAGTGGAGCTTGACAACCTGAAAGATGCCATAGTGGGTCTTCCAGGAGTAACTGGGTTGTCCACTGAACAAAGGAAGAGACTGACAATAGCAGTAGAGCTTGTTGCTAATCCTTCTATCATCTTCATGGATGAACCGACATCTGGTCTTGATGCAAGAGCAGCAGCTATTGTCATGAGAACTGTGAGGAACACAGTCGATACTGGAAGAACTGTTGTTTGCACAATCCACCAACCAAGTATAGATATATTTGAGGCCTTTGATGAA CTTCTGCTAATGAAAAGAGGTGGTCAAGTGATATACTCTGGACCCCTGGGAAGAAATTCTCACAAGATAATCGAATACTTTGAG GCAATTCCTGGAGTTCCAAAAATCAAGGACAAATATAATCCTGCAACATGGATGTTAGAGGTCAGCTCAGTTGCTGCTGAAGTACGTTTGGGAATGGACTCTGCTCAGTATTATAAATCATCAAATCTGTTCCA GTGCAACAAAGCATTGGTGAATGAGCTCAGTAAACCAGCTGCAGAAACAAGTGATCTGTACTTCCGTACACAGTGTTCACAATCATCATGGGGACAGTTCAAAGCTTGCCTCTGGAAGCAGTGGTGGACTTACTGGAGAAGCCCTGATTACAACCTTGTCAGATATTTCTACACCTTGATCACTGCTCTACTGTTAGGCTCCATATGTTGGAGGATTGGTCATAAGGG GGATAATTCAAACAGTCTTAGAATTGTCATTGGAGCTATGTATGTAGCAGTTATGTTCGTTGGTGTCACTAATTGTGCCACTGTGCAACCACTTGTTGCAATCGAGAGGACTGTCTTTTATAGGGAAAGAGCAGCTGGAATGTATTCAGCCTTACCATATGCCCTTGCTCAG GTGCTTGTGGAAATACCATATGTGCTAGTTCAAACCATGTACTTTTCTCTTATTATATACTCCATGATGAGCTTCCAATGGACAGCAGCAAAATTCCTTTGGTTCTACttcatctccttcttctctttcctGTACTTCACTTACTATGGAATGATGACTGTCTCACTCTCACCAAATCATCAAGTTGCTGCAATCCTAGCATCCACATTCTACTCGGTCTTCAATCTCTTCTCCGGCTTTTTCATTCCTAAACCA AGAATTCCCAAGTGGTGGGTGTGGTACTACTGGATTTGCCCACTTCAATGGACAGTTTATGGACTCATAGCAACCCAATATGGTGACCTGGAAACTAGAATCACAGTGACTGGATCTGTAGGGCAACCGAGGCAAAGGATTAAAGACTATATCAAGGACTACTATGGATACAATACTGGCTTCATGCCTGTAGTTGCCATTGTGCTAGTTGCCTTTGCCATCTtctttgctttcatgtttgcatTCTGTATCAAGAAGTTGAACTTCCAGAACAGGTAG